The Sandaracinaceae bacterium genome window below encodes:
- a CDS encoding alginate export family protein: protein MTKTRRAADLTWGTAPALATLTWLLASPLAAQTDQLAETSPTPVAPPDGSATLVAPPEPVPPPPPEVAVVPPPPPVAPPPPPATSFSLRPTASIFVRPEIRQGFEDLGPLPPLVATIANDLVRYRFRFGLTLEPIDLGRVTVSARMAPQAAGLGWASGGTLTDVALDLHEGVLLLNTERLAFEIGRFEMAYGEEMIIGPVGWHHIGRAFDGIRMRAKVGTGAAYVDVFATQLIENLDTNFAAGDVLFFGAYAGLGPLLKEGLDLDVYALELLTAEDPTPPATTPPAPPAPDNLPRLSTTTLGSRVRYRAESWDVRAEAGVQLQTSSAAGADLKLAYHADAEVGIRFGTRFRLSAHALFASGANGDNVAGWNQLFPTAHAFLGLSDIMGARTNVVSGVFHAWGQLAEGLTGNIDVHVFARPEGATSGYSGLETDVGLGWTIGRGLVLRGVYALFVPSDEAYATSTPAHFAELELRYTLTPPPPPPPAAPAPAR, encoded by the coding sequence ATGACCAAGACACGACGCGCAGCGGACCTGACCTGGGGGACCGCCCCCGCCCTTGCCACCCTGACCTGGCTTCTCGCGTCCCCGCTGGCGGCTCAGACTGACCAGCTCGCGGAGACCTCGCCCACCCCCGTGGCGCCGCCGGATGGCTCGGCGACGCTCGTCGCGCCCCCCGAGCCGGTGCCCCCGCCTCCCCCCGAGGTGGCCGTGGTGCCGCCTCCGCCCCCGGTCGCGCCTCCACCGCCGCCTGCCACGTCGTTCTCTCTGCGCCCAACGGCCTCGATCTTCGTTCGGCCCGAGATACGGCAGGGCTTCGAGGACCTGGGACCCCTTCCGCCGCTCGTGGCCACGATCGCGAACGACTTGGTCCGCTACCGGTTTCGCTTCGGTCTGACCCTGGAGCCCATCGACCTCGGTCGGGTCACGGTCAGCGCTCGCATGGCGCCGCAGGCCGCGGGCCTCGGGTGGGCCAGCGGCGGCACGCTCACCGACGTGGCGCTCGATCTACACGAAGGCGTGTTGCTCTTGAACACCGAGCGGCTCGCGTTCGAGATTGGCCGCTTCGAGATGGCCTATGGCGAAGAGATGATCATCGGTCCGGTCGGTTGGCACCACATCGGCCGAGCCTTCGACGGTATCCGCATGCGTGCGAAGGTGGGAACCGGCGCGGCCTACGTGGACGTGTTCGCAACGCAGCTCATCGAGAACCTCGACACCAACTTCGCGGCGGGCGACGTGCTCTTCTTCGGTGCCTACGCGGGCCTTGGACCCCTGCTGAAGGAAGGGCTCGATCTGGATGTCTACGCCCTCGAGCTGCTGACGGCGGAGGACCCGACCCCTCCGGCCACCACGCCGCCCGCACCGCCGGCGCCCGACAATTTGCCGCGTCTCAGCACCACGACCCTCGGTTCCCGCGTGCGATACCGCGCCGAGAGCTGGGACGTGCGCGCCGAGGCAGGCGTTCAGCTGCAAACCAGCTCCGCCGCCGGAGCGGACCTGAAGCTGGCCTATCACGCCGACGCGGAAGTCGGAATTCGCTTCGGAACGCGCTTCCGCCTCAGTGCCCATGCGCTGTTCGCGAGCGGCGCGAACGGAGACAACGTGGCGGGCTGGAATCAGCTGTTCCCCACCGCGCACGCGTTCTTGGGCCTCAGCGACATCATGGGCGCTCGTACCAACGTGGTGTCCGGTGTGTTTCACGCATGGGGTCAGCTCGCGGAGGGGCTGACGGGCAACATCGACGTGCACGTCTTCGCGCGGCCGGAAGGCGCCACCTCGGGCTACAGCGGCCTCGAGACCGACGTGGGACTGGGCTGGACCATCGGTCGTGGGCTCGTGCTTCGTGGCGTCTACGCTCTGTTCGTGCCTTCGGATGAAGCGTACGCGACGTCCACGCCGGCGCACTTCGCCGAGCTGGAGCTGCGCTACACGTTGACGCCGCCGCCGCCGCCTCCTCCCGCGGCTCCTGCCCCGGCCAGGTAG
- a CDS encoding YkgJ family cysteine cluster protein: MTHPPDGDPPDCLVCGACCFSQLPEYVPVRGDDYERLGDLAEAITTWHGVRCFMSMRDGHCAALVLEPHSGRFVCSAYEVRPETCRDLRRGSPECAGERHQKQVRARRALRVV, encoded by the coding sequence GTGACCCACCCCCCCGACGGCGACCCGCCCGACTGCCTCGTCTGTGGCGCGTGCTGCTTCTCGCAGCTGCCGGAGTACGTCCCCGTCCGAGGGGACGACTACGAGCGCCTCGGCGACTTGGCCGAAGCGATCACCACCTGGCACGGCGTGCGCTGCTTCATGAGCATGCGCGACGGCCACTGCGCCGCCTTGGTGCTCGAGCCGCACAGCGGACGCTTCGTCTGCAGCGCGTACGAGGTGCGCCCCGAGACCTGCCGGGACCTCCGGCGGGGGTCGCCCGAGTGCGCGGGTGAGCGGCACCAGAAACAAGTGCGTGCGCGTCGGGCGTTGCGCGTGGTCTGA
- a CDS encoding response regulator transcription factor has product MTLRVLLIDDDRRLFELLGEYLGKHEVVVEHAADGPSGLARLAEGGHDLVLLDVMMPGMDGLTVLKRIRQDNSVPVVMLTARGDEADRVVGLELGADDYVAKPFSARELLARLRAVLRRVRPGLMDERLSAGGLVMDVPRRQVSLDGAAIDVTGLEFDLLLALLRRAGRVVPRETLLSLAGRDEVVGERTVDVHISHLRRKLGDDPRRPERIRTVRGVGYLLATPS; this is encoded by the coding sequence ATGACGCTGCGTGTGCTGCTCATCGACGATGACCGAAGGCTCTTCGAGCTGCTCGGCGAGTACCTCGGAAAGCACGAGGTGGTCGTCGAGCACGCGGCGGACGGTCCTTCGGGGCTCGCGCGGCTGGCCGAAGGGGGGCACGACCTGGTGCTGTTGGACGTGATGATGCCCGGTATGGACGGCCTGACCGTGCTGAAGCGCATCCGGCAGGACAACAGCGTGCCCGTGGTGATGCTGACCGCGCGCGGCGACGAAGCCGACCGCGTGGTGGGCCTCGAGCTGGGCGCCGACGACTACGTGGCGAAGCCCTTCAGCGCACGTGAGCTTCTGGCGCGGCTGCGCGCGGTGCTGCGACGCGTGCGGCCGGGCCTGATGGACGAGCGGCTGTCGGCCGGCGGCCTGGTCATGGACGTGCCGCGTCGACAGGTCAGCCTGGACGGCGCGGCCATCGACGTCACCGGGCTCGAATTCGACCTGCTCTTGGCCCTGCTGCGCCGCGCCGGGCGCGTGGTGCCGCGCGAGACGCTGTTGTCGCTGGCCGGGCGAGACGAGGTGGTGGGCGAGCGCACCGTGGACGTTCACATCTCGCACCTGCGCCGCAAGCTGGGCGACGACCCACGGCGCCCCGAGCGCATCCGCACGGTGCGCGGCGTGGGCTACCTGCTGGCGACCCCATCATGA
- a CDS encoding MFS transporter, which produces MFDEQGKLTGIDLFSLKTVQMRTFHLTWFAFFLCFFGWFSHAPLMAATIGPDLQLTRDQILTSFIASVGVTVFARLIVGSLCDGLGPRKSYVVLLTFGALAVAGSALAYDYTSYFISRLAIGVIGASFVITQYHTSVMFSSNVVGVANATTAGWGNLGGGVTQAVMPMIAGAMAAMGFASSELSRWRPAMMVPAVLMLVVAWLYWKYTTDCPQGNYEDLPDQRPQKRAGESGLFISAARDHRVWLLFLIYGGCFGMELFVNGRAATYYQERFEMSEYTAGLIASLFGLMNIFARSLGGWLGDRFAASGGLTGRVRALVLVMVCEGLMLVVFSRMGTIGLAVGAMVVFSLFVQMAEGATYSVVPFINKRSLGAVSGIVGAGGNVGAVVYAQFLLQSGAPLEDCFLYYGVAVAVIGLLGFGVRFSEEAEASARQEYETNSGVAVIDTAGVPA; this is translated from the coding sequence ATGTTTGACGAACAAGGTAAGTTGACAGGAATAGACCTCTTCTCTTTGAAGACGGTTCAGATGAGGACCTTCCACCTCACGTGGTTCGCGTTCTTTCTGTGTTTCTTTGGTTGGTTCAGTCACGCCCCGCTGATGGCGGCCACCATCGGCCCCGATCTGCAGCTCACGCGTGACCAGATCCTCACGTCGTTCATCGCCTCGGTGGGCGTGACCGTCTTCGCGCGGCTCATCGTCGGTTCGCTGTGCGACGGCCTCGGGCCCCGCAAGTCCTACGTGGTGCTGCTGACCTTCGGTGCGCTCGCCGTGGCAGGCTCGGCCCTGGCGTACGACTACACCTCGTACTTCATCTCCCGCCTTGCCATTGGTGTGATCGGCGCCTCCTTCGTCATCACGCAATACCACACGTCGGTCATGTTCTCGTCGAACGTGGTGGGCGTCGCCAACGCCACCACCGCCGGCTGGGGCAACCTCGGTGGCGGTGTCACCCAGGCCGTCATGCCCATGATCGCGGGCGCCATGGCGGCCATGGGCTTTGCCAGCTCCGAGCTCTCCCGCTGGCGTCCCGCCATGATGGTGCCTGCCGTTCTGATGCTGGTGGTGGCGTGGCTCTACTGGAAGTACACCACCGACTGTCCGCAAGGAAACTACGAGGATCTACCCGACCAGCGGCCACAGAAGCGAGCCGGTGAGTCCGGTCTCTTCATCTCGGCCGCCAGGGACCATCGCGTCTGGCTGTTGTTCCTCATCTATGGCGGTTGCTTCGGGATGGAGCTCTTCGTCAACGGACGGGCTGCGACCTACTATCAGGAGCGCTTTGAGATGAGCGAGTACACGGCGGGGCTCATCGCGTCGCTCTTCGGCTTGATGAACATCTTTGCGCGTTCTCTCGGCGGCTGGCTGGGGGACCGCTTCGCCGCTTCGGGTGGGCTCACCGGCCGTGTGCGAGCGCTCGTGCTCGTCATGGTGTGCGAGGGACTGATGCTGGTCGTCTTCTCGCGGATGGGGACCATCGGGCTCGCCGTCGGGGCCATGGTGGTGTTTTCGCTCTTCGTGCAGATGGCCGAAGGGGCCACGTACTCCGTGGTGCCGTTCATCAACAAGCGCTCCTTGGGCGCGGTGTCCGGCATCGTGGGTGCCGGCGGCAACGTGGGAGCGGTGGTGTACGCCCAGTTCCTGTTGCAGAGCGGCGCGCCGCTCGAGGACTGCTTCCTCTACTACGGGGTCGCCGTGGCCGTCATCGGGCTGCTCGGCTTCGGCGTTCGGTTCAGCGAGGAGGCCGAGGCATCTGCCCGGCAAGAGTACGAGACCAACTCGGGAGTTGCCGTGATCGACACGGCGGGAGTGCCAGCATGA
- a CDS encoding HAMP domain-containing histidine kinase has product MTAPQGRGRHRRHWHGHRGRPGSLQRRLFLSFGAAMLGASLLAGAVAFVLRPDDHGPDFHAAEGFVALRFAERWGDDAALAQLADELHGRFGLSVQVHDLAGHERLRRGQDCSRRARPTAIVTDGRTLGHATLCMPRRPHFFRQALALFAAFVVGLWWSSGVIARRLARPLVETAKVASEIGHGALDARVHVHPRAPAEVQHLARAVNEMAARVESTLADQKMLLASVSHEIRTPLGHLRLLVDHAADAGLSEKLTRQLEDEVLEIDDLVAQLLAGSKLDTLGPERRTVDAVDAARSALARAGEAESKLVAEGALHVDADPTLLARALANLLRNAREHGGGLVSLRVESDGPAVRFVLRDAGAGLRPEDLARLTQPYARDAADSAGSLGLGLTLVARIALAHGGELRVGEDGELMLYLAGAGAAGGGGGGGVNV; this is encoded by the coding sequence ATGACGGCGCCGCAGGGACGTGGGCGGCACCGACGCCACTGGCATGGCCACCGTGGGCGCCCGGGCTCGCTGCAGCGGCGGCTGTTCCTGTCGTTCGGTGCGGCCATGCTGGGGGCGTCGCTGCTGGCCGGAGCGGTGGCCTTCGTGCTGCGCCCGGACGACCACGGCCCCGACTTCCATGCGGCCGAGGGCTTCGTGGCGCTGCGCTTCGCCGAACGCTGGGGCGATGACGCGGCGCTCGCCCAGCTGGCCGACGAGCTGCACGGACGCTTCGGGCTCTCGGTGCAGGTGCACGACCTCGCCGGCCACGAGCGACTGCGGCGTGGGCAGGACTGCTCGCGGCGCGCGCGCCCGACCGCGATCGTGACTGACGGACGCACGCTCGGTCACGCGACGCTGTGCATGCCGCGCCGCCCGCACTTCTTCCGTCAGGCGCTCGCGCTGTTCGCGGCGTTCGTGGTGGGCCTCTGGTGGTCCTCGGGCGTGATCGCGCGGCGCTTGGCGCGGCCGCTGGTGGAGACCGCGAAGGTGGCTTCCGAGATTGGCCACGGGGCGCTCGACGCGCGAGTCCACGTGCACCCGCGCGCGCCGGCCGAGGTGCAGCATCTGGCGCGCGCCGTGAACGAGATGGCGGCACGCGTGGAGTCCACGCTGGCCGACCAGAAGATGCTGCTCGCGAGCGTGTCGCACGAGATCCGCACGCCGCTCGGCCACTTGCGCCTGTTGGTGGACCACGCCGCCGACGCAGGGCTCAGCGAGAAGCTGACGCGGCAGCTGGAAGACGAAGTGCTGGAGATCGACGACCTGGTGGCGCAGCTGCTGGCCGGGTCGAAGCTAGACACGCTGGGCCCCGAGCGGCGCACGGTGGACGCCGTGGACGCCGCCCGCAGCGCGCTGGCTCGCGCGGGAGAAGCCGAGAGCAAGCTGGTGGCGGAGGGCGCGCTGCACGTGGATGCCGACCCGACGCTGCTTGCGCGGGCGCTCGCCAACCTCTTGCGAAACGCGCGCGAGCACGGCGGAGGGCTGGTGTCGCTGCGCGTCGAGTCCGACGGTCCGGCGGTGCGCTTCGTGCTGCGGGATGCTGGCGCCGGGCTACGACCGGAGGACCTGGCGCGGCTGACGCAGCCGTACGCGCGGGACGCGGCGGACAGCGCAGGGTCGCTGGGGCTCGGGCTCACGCTGGTGGCGCGCATCGCCCTCGCCCACGGAGGCGAGCTCCGCGTGGGCGAGGACGGCGAGCTCATGCTCTACCTGGCCGGGGCAGGAGCCGCGGGAGGAGGCGGCGGCGGCGGCGTCAACGTGTAG